The Desulfoscipio gibsoniae DSM 7213 genome contains a region encoding:
- a CDS encoding Glu/Leu/Phe/Val family dehydrogenase translates to MTKKINNYEIVKGLIDATVKKMSLNRSVYNILSEPQNVVEVAIPVQMDDGSINVIKGYRSQHNNALGPYKGGIRFHQDVDIDEVKALSAWMTLKCALLNVPFGGSKGGVVVDPRELSPGELERLSRGYIRAISPILGMDIDIPAPDVGTDGRVMGWMLDEFSRYKNYGEFGMITGKPIIVGGSLGRVEATSRGAMFIIREAARAMGINMKGAEVVVQGFGNVGGNAVKILHEVGCRILAVSDVYGGVYNPKGLDVPSLQEYYAQNGTLKDFPGSQNIGNKELLTLKCDILVPAAVENQITGQNAANINAKIVAEAANGPTTPDADKILAERKILVLPDVLTNAGGVTVSYFEWVQNRYGYYWSEDEVNDRLERKMVEAFNTIYSLYRNRKDVDMRGAAYMVAIERIYEAMRVRGWLGHQVQPEVKREVKFA, encoded by the coding sequence GTGACTAAGAAAATTAATAACTATGAAATCGTTAAAGGACTAATTGATGCTACTGTAAAGAAAATGAGTTTAAATAGGTCGGTATATAACATTCTCAGTGAACCTCAAAATGTGGTGGAAGTAGCTATTCCGGTGCAAATGGATGACGGTTCGATCAATGTTATTAAAGGTTATCGTTCTCAGCATAATAATGCCCTTGGCCCGTATAAAGGGGGTATCCGGTTCCATCAAGACGTGGATATAGATGAGGTCAAAGCTCTATCAGCTTGGATGACCCTAAAGTGCGCGCTGCTCAATGTTCCGTTCGGCGGCAGCAAGGGCGGTGTGGTGGTGGATCCGCGGGAACTTTCCCCCGGAGAGCTGGAAAGGCTGAGCCGTGGCTATATACGTGCCATATCTCCTATTCTGGGTATGGATATTGATATTCCTGCTCCCGATGTGGGTACTGACGGCAGGGTCATGGGCTGGATGCTCGATGAATTCAGCCGCTACAAGAATTATGGTGAATTTGGTATGATCACCGGTAAGCCTATCATTGTAGGAGGGTCCCTTGGCCGGGTTGAGGCCACTTCCCGCGGTGCTATGTTTATTATCCGTGAGGCCGCAAGGGCCATGGGCATTAATATGAAGGGTGCGGAAGTTGTGGTGCAGGGGTTCGGCAATGTGGGCGGAAATGCCGTAAAAATACTGCACGAGGTGGGCTGTCGCATTTTGGCGGTAAGTGACGTATACGGTGGCGTGTATAACCCCAAAGGTTTGGATGTCCCGTCCCTGCAAGAATACTATGCACAAAATGGTACTTTGAAAGATTTCCCTGGAAGCCAGAACATCGGCAATAAAGAACTGCTTACACTAAAGTGCGACATACTGGTGCCGGCGGCCGTAGAAAATCAAATTACCGGACAAAATGCCGCTAATATTAACGCTAAAATTGTTGCTGAAGCAGCCAACGGACCCACAACACCGGATGCGGACAAAATTTTGGCTGAAAGGAAAATTCTTGTGCTGCCCGATGTGTTGACCAACGCTGGTGGTGTAACTGTTTCTTACTTTGAGTGGGTGCAAAACCGTTATGGTTATTACTGGAGTGAGGATGAAGTTAACGATAGGTTGGAAAGAAAGATGGTAGAAGCTTTTAATACTATTTATTCACTATACCGGAACCGAAAAGATGTGGATATGCGGGGTGCGGCATATATGGTGGCCATCGAACGTATCTATGAGGCCATGCGTGTCAGAGGCTGGCTGGGACACCAGGTGCAACCCGAAGTGAAGCGGGAAGTAAAATTTGCTTAA
- a CDS encoding IclR family transcriptional regulator, protein MSDVAKARNPEVNDKGPGSVRSVERAADILICLGTNEKTLTEISHETGLSKATAYRILGALQKKDFVARDEDTGRYFLHWGLVGVLSENIGREQRLVQSAQSYMQKLWRYTGETVTLYVRKGYNRVCVAEFVSQHFLKFSVGVGTVVPLSVHTGSPGSLLLAYMTEEEVAEVLMQCEQAGLNNNTTERGVLFQELQKIKKQGWASSFGERINGGTSLSAPIWDRHGKVVASLNVLGPSSRLNKDALMGYLEILKECAASISARLGAPPELLRGVGNTK, encoded by the coding sequence ATGAGTGACGTGGCCAAAGCCAGGAACCCGGAAGTTAATGACAAAGGGCCTGGAAGTGTACGCTCAGTGGAGCGGGCGGCGGATATATTAATTTGCTTGGGCACCAACGAAAAAACCCTTACGGAAATCAGCCACGAAACGGGTCTCAGTAAGGCTACCGCTTATCGCATTCTGGGCGCGCTGCAGAAGAAGGATTTTGTGGCTAGAGATGAAGATACTGGCAGGTATTTCCTGCACTGGGGATTAGTTGGTGTATTGTCCGAAAATATTGGTCGAGAGCAAAGGTTGGTGCAGTCTGCCCAGTCTTACATGCAAAAATTATGGCGTTATACCGGTGAAACTGTAACCTTATACGTACGCAAGGGATATAACAGGGTGTGTGTGGCCGAGTTTGTCAGCCAGCATTTCCTGAAATTTTCTGTGGGGGTGGGAACTGTTGTGCCGCTGAGTGTGCATACCGGTTCACCTGGCAGCCTATTGCTGGCTTATATGACCGAAGAAGAAGTGGCCGAAGTATTAATGCAGTGTGAACAGGCAGGGCTGAACAATAATACCACTGAACGCGGTGTGTTGTTTCAAGAGCTGCAAAAGATCAAAAAGCAGGGCTGGGCCAGTAGTTTTGGTGAGCGAATTAACGGGGGCACCAGCTTGTCGGCGCCAATTTGGGACCGCCACGGTAAAGTAGTAGCCTCATTAAATGTACTTGGGCCCAGCAGCCGGCTGAATAAAGATGCGCTTATGGGTTATCTGGAAATTTTAAAAGAATGCGCAGCATCCATATCCGCCCGGCTTGGTGCACCGCCCGAGCTGCTAAGGGGGGTGGGCAACACTAAATAG
- a CDS encoding APC family permease, which translates to MSQQQNQGMAKVLGRSDVLFLAFGAMIGWGWVVLAGSWVHSAGSLGAMLAFLLGGILVVFVGLTYSELTAAMPLVGGEQVFCYRAMGATASFIGTWAILLGYISVVAFEAVALPTVVEYLFPNYMQGYLWTIAGWDVYASWVAVGVVGSILVMILNYIGIKVAAFLQTVFTIGIALVGLLLITGSLFNGATANMQPLWVGGFKGIFAVLLMTPLMFVGFNVIPQAAEEINLPYKAIGKVLILSVFMAAAWYILVIFGVSRAMTAEQMGGASLVTADAMAVLFGGSWASKLLIVGGICGIITSWNGFYIGASRAIYAMAQARMLPAFLGKLHPKYKTPYNAILLIGISTTFAPFFGRSMLVWLVDAGGLGIMLAYAMVALSFVILRKKEPHMVRPFKVSSGGFVGYAAVILSAIFIILCLPGSPTALIWPYEWAIVAIWSFLGLGLYFWARSSYGVHEAEKRMRQNVYGRVPKKDSAA; encoded by the coding sequence ATGAGTCAGCAGCAGAATCAAGGTATGGCCAAGGTGCTGGGCCGTTCAGATGTATTATTTTTAGCCTTTGGAGCCATGATTGGCTGGGGATGGGTTGTATTGGCCGGTTCCTGGGTGCATTCCGCGGGCTCGCTGGGCGCCATGCTGGCCTTTTTATTAGGCGGCATACTAGTTGTATTTGTCGGACTGACATACTCGGAACTCACCGCAGCCATGCCGCTGGTGGGCGGTGAACAGGTTTTTTGTTACCGGGCCATGGGGGCAACTGCATCATTTATCGGTACTTGGGCCATTTTATTGGGCTATATATCCGTGGTGGCTTTTGAGGCGGTGGCACTACCCACCGTAGTTGAGTACTTATTCCCTAATTATATGCAAGGCTATTTATGGACCATTGCCGGTTGGGACGTATACGCATCCTGGGTGGCCGTGGGTGTGGTTGGTTCCATACTGGTCATGATATTAAACTACATCGGAATTAAGGTGGCAGCATTTTTGCAAACAGTGTTTACCATAGGTATTGCACTGGTGGGATTGCTCTTAATCACCGGCAGTTTGTTCAATGGAGCGACAGCCAATATGCAACCCCTCTGGGTGGGTGGATTTAAAGGGATATTTGCAGTATTGTTAATGACTCCCCTGATGTTTGTAGGGTTTAACGTTATCCCCCAGGCAGCGGAGGAAATTAATTTGCCCTATAAGGCTATAGGCAAGGTGTTGATCTTATCCGTATTTATGGCCGCCGCCTGGTATATACTGGTTATATTCGGTGTCTCCAGGGCTATGACGGCCGAGCAAATGGGCGGCGCTTCGCTGGTGACAGCCGATGCCATGGCTGTTTTATTTGGTGGTTCCTGGGCCAGCAAGCTGCTCATAGTTGGTGGTATTTGCGGTATTATTACCAGCTGGAACGGTTTTTACATTGGCGCCAGCCGGGCGATTTACGCCATGGCCCAGGCCAGAATGCTGCCTGCCTTTCTTGGTAAACTACACCCCAAGTATAAGACGCCTTATAACGCTATATTGTTAATTGGCATTTCAACTACCTTCGCACCTTTCTTTGGCAGAAGTATGCTGGTTTGGTTGGTTGATGCCGGTGGTTTGGGTATTATGCTGGCTTATGCCATGGTAGCCCTTTCATTTGTTATTTTACGCAAAAAAGAGCCGCACATGGTGCGCCCCTTTAAAGTATCCAGTGGCGGCTTTGTGGGTTATGCAGCGGTAATATTAAGTGCGATCTTTATTATACTGTGCCTGCCGGGCAGTCCCACGGCATTAATTTGGCCGTACGAATGGGCCATCGTAGCTATCTGGTCATTTCTCGGTCTGGGGTTGTACTTTTGGGCCAGATCTTCCTATGGCGTTCATGAGGCTGAAAAAAGAATGCGTCAAAATGTTTATGGCCGGGTGCCCAAGAAGGACAGTGCAGCGTAA
- a CDS encoding aldehyde ferredoxin oxidoreductase family protein, translating into MKGFYGKLLRVDLTGQTHSVEHIPDEVFQQYLGGKGLGSYLLLQNVKPATDPLSADNKLIFTLGAASDTIMVGNSRYGVFSKSPQTGGYAESYSGGRVAPVMRRAGYDAIIFEGMSDKPVFVEISDQGVVFHDASGLWGQDTYATEDAVLEKVNVPGAQALVIGPAGENLVRFACIENNRWRSAGRTGMGAVMGSKKLKAVVFHGSSKAEIADPELLKDVVKRIRDLGKDNPGVEAYRTYGTTGMVKTMNGANCFPNRYWNRVYDPNWENISGDTLLEQFKVKPTACNNCFMACGKHITVPEGEYAGLEIEGPEYETLYTFGGLCSFNRLDQIAYFNDLCDRLGLDTISTGNLVALVMEGVERGLLDAPVKYGDMEAAVELINQIARREGLGEILSLGIKDASQRLNLSDIAVHVKGLEPPGYDPRVLKGMGLAYATSARGACHLRATFYKPELVGISDPNTIEGKAELFIDYENRLTIFNTQILCVFFRDLIPWETLVDLNKACTGLDLTKDDLWNIANRIINANRQFNLQQGLTRADDTLPPRLFKEKLNDGRYSITPEELNKMVDDYYLLRGWSA; encoded by the coding sequence ATGAAAGGTTTTTACGGTAAGCTGCTGCGGGTTGACCTGACAGGTCAAACCCACAGTGTAGAGCATATTCCCGATGAGGTTTTCCAGCAGTATCTTGGCGGCAAGGGGCTGGGTTCCTACTTGTTGTTGCAAAACGTCAAACCCGCTACTGACCCGCTTTCAGCGGACAATAAGCTGATCTTTACCCTGGGAGCGGCCAGCGATACCATCATGGTGGGTAACAGCCGTTATGGTGTATTTAGTAAGTCACCGCAGACGGGCGGTTACGCTGAGTCGTATTCCGGTGGCCGGGTGGCTCCGGTAATGCGCCGGGCCGGTTATGACGCCATTATTTTTGAAGGCATGTCTGATAAACCGGTATTTGTTGAAATCAGCGATCAAGGAGTAGTCTTCCATGATGCGTCCGGGCTCTGGGGTCAAGATACCTACGCCACTGAGGACGCGGTGCTGGAAAAAGTAAATGTGCCCGGCGCCCAGGCGCTGGTAATTGGGCCGGCCGGAGAAAACCTGGTACGGTTTGCCTGTATTGAAAATAATCGCTGGCGTTCCGCCGGGCGCACCGGAATGGGAGCTGTAATGGGCTCCAAAAAATTAAAGGCCGTGGTGTTCCATGGCAGTTCCAAAGCTGAAATTGCCGACCCCGAATTGTTGAAGGACGTGGTGAAAAGAATCAGAGACCTGGGCAAAGATAATCCCGGGGTGGAAGCTTATCGCACTTACGGCACCACTGGCATGGTAAAAACAATGAACGGCGCCAATTGTTTTCCCAACCGTTATTGGAACCGGGTGTATGATCCCAATTGGGAAAACATTTCCGGTGATACTTTGTTGGAGCAATTTAAAGTCAAGCCCACCGCTTGCAATAATTGCTTTATGGCCTGCGGTAAACATATCACTGTGCCCGAAGGGGAATATGCCGGCCTGGAAATTGAAGGCCCGGAGTATGAGACCCTTTATACCTTTGGTGGTCTCTGTTCCTTTAACCGGCTGGACCAAATTGCCTACTTTAACGATTTGTGCGACCGCTTGGGCCTGGATACCATCTCCACCGGTAATTTGGTAGCGCTGGTCATGGAAGGCGTGGAGCGCGGTTTGCTTGATGCTCCGGTCAAGTACGGAGACATGGAAGCTGCGGTGGAATTGATAAACCAAATAGCCCGGCGAGAAGGACTGGGTGAAATACTTTCCCTGGGCATTAAAGATGCCAGTCAGCGGCTGAACCTGTCGGATATTGCAGTGCATGTCAAGGGGCTGGAACCCCCCGGGTATGACCCCCGGGTACTCAAGGGTATGGGTCTGGCCTATGCCACCTCAGCCCGGGGGGCCTGCCATTTGCGGGCCACCTTTTACAAGCCTGAGCTGGTGGGTATTAGCGACCCCAACACCATTGAGGGCAAGGCAGAGCTGTTTATAGACTATGAAAACCGGCTGACGATTTTTAATACCCAAATTTTGTGCGTATTCTTCAGGGACCTGATCCCCTGGGAAACGCTGGTTGACTTAAATAAAGCATGCACGGGTCTTGATTTAACCAAGGACGATCTGTGGAACATTGCCAACCGGATTATTAACGCCAACCGCCAGTTTAACCTACAGCAGGGTTTGACCAGAGCCGATGATACCCTGCCGCCCAGGTTGTTCAAGGAAAAGCTTAACGATGGCCGGTACAGTATCACTCCGGAAGAATTGAACAAAATGGTGGATGATTATTATCTTTTGCGCGGGTGGTCGGCCTGA
- a CDS encoding CoA-transferase subunit beta encodes MSEIKYTASELMAITTAKEFKDWEVAFVGIGIPLVAGITAKRFHAPNLNIVYESGCIGPQKYRVDFNVGDSSAADGALCLTSEWRVFSDMQAGYYDVGVLGAAQIDKFGNLNTTAIFGGQGYCSPKVRLPGSGGGNDIGSNIGRVVVMLRLEPLRFVEKVDYLTTPGFLDGSPDARKKAGLLGSGPAAVVTDKALFRFDSITHEMYLDTIYPGVSVEEIKSLVGWDLKVAADLKKASDPTAEELAAVRAADPANLIMGGAAARNSLSGLDEYIDVTIKNSGK; translated from the coding sequence ATGAGTGAGATTAAATACACTGCATCAGAATTAATGGCCATCACAACCGCCAAGGAATTTAAAGATTGGGAGGTTGCTTTTGTCGGTATCGGTATTCCCCTGGTAGCCGGTATAACCGCCAAGCGTTTTCACGCTCCCAATTTAAATATTGTATACGAGTCCGGCTGTATTGGCCCGCAAAAATACCGGGTGGATTTTAATGTGGGCGATTCCTCGGCGGCGGACGGGGCCCTTTGTTTGACTTCGGAATGGCGTGTGTTTAGTGATATGCAGGCCGGTTATTATGATGTGGGTGTTTTGGGCGCTGCTCAAATAGATAAATTCGGTAATTTAAATACCACCGCTATTTTTGGCGGACAGGGTTATTGCTCGCCCAAGGTGCGCCTGCCGGGCAGCGGCGGCGGCAACGACATTGGTTCCAATATCGGCCGTGTGGTGGTGATGCTGCGGCTGGAGCCGCTGCGTTTTGTAGAAAAGGTAGACTATTTAACTACCCCGGGCTTTTTGGACGGTAGTCCCGACGCCAGGAAAAAAGCCGGGTTATTGGGCAGCGGGCCCGCGGCCGTAGTGACTGATAAAGCGTTGTTTAGATTTGATAGTATTACTCACGAAATGTATCTGGATACAATATACCCGGGTGTTAGTGTGGAAGAGATTAAATCCTTGGTGGGTTGGGATTTAAAAGTAGCCGCGGATTTGAAAAAAGCATCTGATCCCACTGCCGAAGAGCTGGCAGCGGTGCGGGCCGCTGATCCCGCCAACCTGATTATGGGCGGTGCAGCGGCTCGTAACAGCCTGTCCGGATTGGATGAATACATCGATGTAACCATAAAAAACTCAGGTAAGTAA
- a CDS encoding sigma 54-interacting transcriptional regulator — protein MQHKVSHGVITTDAGGRIVMCSDAAGELLGFSHRHVTGRVINEIMPDCGLTDLVLSERETREERITMSGRSLVVSRTIVQNNGRPEGSIFILQDVSENVKQKDEIQSLREAKNELEAIFDASFDEIFVIDGQGLVVKISNAGIPYYGVDTQQMIGQNVLELEKQGLIKPSVARLVFEKKERVTITQKTGAGKELIVTGNPVFDEQGNILRIVVNSREVSELARLRKRLFETEQLADAYRKQVMQLESDKKINKEIVASSPEMIKVLDMVDKVARVDSTVLITGESGVGKGVVASRIHKLSSRNDGPFVSINCGAIPENLLESELFGYAPGAFTGAQKGGKKGLIQIGDGGTVFLDEVGELPLNLQVKLLHVIQQRCVLPVGGTVPINVNVRFIAATNRNIKDMVAEGSFREDLYYRLNVIPLDIPPLRQRPQDILPLLEYYLDVINKKYDMLKKLHPETVDILQRYSWPGNVREVENIIERLAVTSELVEIKPSCLPDYVLNQISKKDNKIYVPDLCNMEEAVYEVEKQLISRAYKTYGNTYLMAEALGINQSTVVRKMKKYLSIPRRKPGPSKGLRQS, from the coding sequence ATGCAGCATAAGGTTAGTCATGGAGTAATCACCACTGATGCCGGGGGACGAATAGTCATGTGCAGCGATGCGGCCGGGGAATTATTGGGCTTTAGTCATCGCCACGTCACAGGGCGGGTGATTAATGAGATTATGCCGGACTGCGGGCTTACTGATCTAGTGTTATCGGAAAGGGAAACCCGGGAGGAAAGAATTACGATGTCCGGCCGGTCACTGGTAGTGAGTCGCACAATTGTGCAAAACAACGGCCGCCCTGAGGGCTCTATATTCATCTTGCAGGATGTATCAGAGAATGTAAAACAAAAAGATGAAATACAGAGTTTGCGGGAGGCTAAAAACGAGCTGGAGGCCATATTTGATGCCTCATTTGACGAAATATTTGTCATTGACGGCCAGGGCCTGGTTGTGAAAATTAGTAATGCAGGCATACCTTATTATGGGGTGGATACTCAACAGATGATCGGACAAAACGTGCTTGAGCTGGAAAAACAAGGTTTAATTAAACCTTCGGTTGCTCGTTTAGTCTTCGAGAAAAAAGAACGGGTTACCATTACTCAAAAAACCGGTGCCGGCAAGGAATTAATTGTCACGGGCAACCCGGTTTTTGATGAGCAGGGCAATATATTGCGCATAGTGGTCAACTCCAGGGAAGTTTCAGAATTGGCCAGATTGCGCAAACGATTATTCGAGACAGAACAGTTGGCTGATGCGTATCGCAAGCAGGTTATGCAGTTGGAAAGTGATAAAAAAATTAATAAGGAAATTGTTGCCTCCAGCCCGGAAATGATAAAAGTTTTGGATATGGTGGACAAAGTGGCCAGGGTGGACAGCACAGTTTTGATTACAGGTGAGTCTGGAGTGGGTAAAGGTGTAGTGGCCAGCAGAATTCATAAGCTGAGCAGTCGCAATGATGGTCCCTTTGTGTCCATTAATTGCGGGGCCATCCCCGAGAATTTATTGGAATCGGAATTGTTTGGCTATGCTCCGGGTGCCTTTACCGGTGCGCAAAAGGGCGGCAAAAAAGGCTTGATTCAAATTGGTGACGGCGGCACGGTATTCCTGGATGAGGTTGGGGAACTGCCGTTAAACCTCCAGGTCAAGCTGCTGCATGTCATTCAACAGCGTTGTGTGCTGCCGGTTGGCGGCACAGTCCCAATCAATGTAAATGTAAGGTTTATTGCAGCCACCAACCGTAATATAAAAGATATGGTAGCCGAGGGTTCTTTTAGGGAGGATTTGTATTACAGACTTAATGTTATCCCGCTGGATATACCACCGCTGAGGCAGCGCCCCCAGGATATCCTACCGCTGCTTGAGTATTACCTTGATGTAATAAATAAAAAATACGATATGCTGAAAAAACTGCACCCGGAAACTGTGGATATACTACAGCGGTATAGCTGGCCCGGCAATGTTCGGGAAGTGGAAAATATTATAGAAAGGCTGGCGGTAACCTCTGAGCTGGTGGAGATAAAGCCATCTTGCTTGCCTGATTATGTGCTTAATCAAATAAGTAAAAAGGATAATAAAATTTATGTGCCCGACCTGTGTAATATGGAGGAGGCTGTGTATGAGGTTGAAAAACAGCTGATATCAAGGGCCTATAAAACGTATGGCAACACTTATTTAATGGCCGAGGCGTTGGGGATTAATCAATCCACCGTGGTCAGGAAAATGAAAAAGTACCTGTCCATACCCAGGCGTAAGCCCGGTCCCAGTAAAGGTTTGCGTCAATCATAA
- the gabT gene encoding 4-aminobutyrate--2-oxoglutarate transaminase has protein sequence MSSTQQELLARKQNVVARGISNSTDIFVKEAKGATIIDVDGNEYIDFYAGIGTLNSGHCPPPVVEAIKNQADKLLHTCFMTTMYENYVELAEKLTAITPGDFAKKVMFANSGAECVENAVKIARFHTKRTGIISFECAFHGRTLMTMSLTSKVKPYKFGFGPFAPEVYKIPSAYCYRCYYRSTYPGCGMHCLEQFDRMFAAEVAPETVAAMIIEPVQGEGGFIVPPPEFLPGLRKICDQYGIVLIADEVQAGFGRTGKMFACEHFGLEPDLMTVAKSIASGMPLSGVVGKAEIMDAPDPGHIGGTFGGNPVSCAAALATIKYMEEEKLVERSQVIGEKVRGRMLEMKEKYPIIGDVRGLGSMNAIELVKDRETKEPAKEETAAISKYCIDNGVITISAGIFGNVIRTLIPLVITDEQLEKGLEVLEQAVASVSK, from the coding sequence ATGAGTAGTACACAGCAAGAACTTTTGGCAAGGAAGCAAAATGTGGTGGCCCGGGGTATATCCAACTCCACCGACATTTTTGTCAAAGAGGCCAAAGGCGCAACCATTATTGATGTGGATGGCAATGAGTACATTGATTTTTATGCCGGCATCGGCACACTAAACTCCGGTCATTGCCCGCCCCCTGTGGTGGAGGCCATTAAAAACCAGGCAGACAAGCTTCTGCATACCTGCTTTATGACCACCATGTACGAAAATTACGTGGAATTGGCTGAAAAACTGACCGCTATTACCCCCGGAGATTTTGCCAAAAAGGTCATGTTTGCCAATAGTGGTGCCGAGTGCGTGGAAAACGCCGTAAAGATTGCTCGCTTTCACACCAAGCGCACAGGCATAATTTCCTTTGAATGCGCTTTCCATGGCCGTACACTGATGACCATGAGTTTAACCAGCAAAGTTAAACCCTATAAGTTTGGCTTCGGTCCCTTTGCCCCCGAAGTTTATAAGATTCCCTCGGCTTACTGCTATCGCTGCTACTACAGGTCGACTTACCCGGGTTGCGGCATGCACTGTCTGGAGCAGTTTGACCGGATGTTTGCTGCGGAAGTAGCCCCTGAAACAGTGGCCGCCATGATAATTGAGCCGGTGCAGGGCGAGGGTGGCTTTATTGTTCCGCCGCCGGAATTTTTGCCCGGGCTGCGTAAAATCTGTGATCAGTATGGTATTGTATTGATTGCCGACGAAGTGCAGGCTGGTTTTGGCCGGACCGGAAAAATGTTTGCATGCGAGCACTTTGGCCTGGAGCCCGATTTGATGACGGTGGCCAAGTCCATTGCCTCGGGCATGCCCTTGAGCGGCGTGGTGGGCAAAGCTGAAATTATGGATGCCCCGGATCCGGGACACATTGGTGGCACATTTGGCGGTAACCCGGTGTCCTGCGCCGCAGCATTGGCTACCATTAAATATATGGAAGAAGAGAAACTGGTCGAGCGCTCCCAAGTTATTGGCGAAAAAGTGCGTGGCCGTATGCTGGAGATGAAGGAGAAATACCCCATTATTGGTGATGTGCGCGGTTTGGGTTCTATGAACGCCATTGAGCTGGTAAAAGATCGTGAAACAAAAGAGCCGGCTAAGGAAGAAACCGCAGCGATTTCCAAATACTGTATCGATAATGGTGTTATTACCATCAGCGCCGGTATTTTCGGCAACGTTATCCGCACCCTCATTCCGCTGGTGATTACCGACGAGCAGCTGGAAAAAGGCCTGGAAGTGCTGGAACAGGCCGTAGCCAGTGTCTCCAAATAA
- a CDS encoding CoA transferase subunit A: protein MTERNCSGKQMSLQQAIKKYVTDGCSITFGGFIGRDCVAAVHEIIRQGVKDLTVIDDSKTDMMDLLVGAGAVKRWEGAYLGYGAIGLAPNIRRSIEKGIPSKIEVEDWSNAGISMRFLAGSLNVPFMATRSMLGTDIPKYNERIKVMHDPYEGEPIALVPAAHPDVAIIHVQRADAMGNAQVWGFTGNDENKARAAKHTIITCEEIVTTDEIRHQGNLTLIPFYCVDAVVQVPYGCHPQSCYGYYAYDVLFCGDYHEAAKDREKFLKWLDHYVLSSQNHLDYCAKVGWDRLHKLMGMERHFNRIPG from the coding sequence TTGACAGAAAGAAATTGCTCCGGCAAGCAAATGTCACTTCAGCAAGCCATTAAAAAATATGTTACCGACGGCTGCAGCATAACCTTCGGCGGCTTTATCGGCCGGGATTGCGTGGCCGCTGTGCATGAAATAATCAGACAAGGTGTAAAAGATTTAACTGTTATCGATGACAGTAAAACCGATATGATGGATTTACTGGTGGGTGCCGGTGCTGTGAAACGTTGGGAGGGCGCTTACCTTGGCTATGGTGCCATTGGTTTGGCGCCAAACATCAGGCGTTCAATTGAAAAAGGTATACCCTCTAAAATAGAAGTGGAGGACTGGTCTAACGCCGGTATTAGCATGCGCTTTCTGGCCGGTAGCTTAAATGTTCCCTTTATGGCGACCCGGTCCATGCTGGGCACGGATATTCCAAAATACAATGAGCGTATCAAGGTTATGCACGACCCTTACGAGGGTGAGCCTATCGCCCTGGTTCCGGCGGCCCACCCCGATGTGGCCATTATACACGTGCAGCGGGCGGACGCCATGGGTAACGCCCAGGTATGGGGTTTCACCGGCAATGACGAAAACAAAGCCCGGGCAGCAAAACACACCATTATTACCTGCGAGGAAATTGTTACCACAGATGAAATCAGACACCAGGGTAATTTGACTTTGATTCCGTTTTATTGTGTAGACGCCGTAGTGCAGGTGCCTTATGGCTGTCACCCGCAATCTTGCTACGGCTATTATGCTTATGATGTACTGTTTTGCGGCGATTATCACGAGGCTGCCAAAGACAGGGAAAAGTTCCTGAAGTGGCTTGATCATTATGTGCTTAGCTCGCAGAATCACCTGGATTACTGCGCCAAAGTGGGTTGGGACCGGTTACATAAATTAATGGGTATGGAGCGGCACTTTAACCGCATTCCCGGTTAG
- a CDS encoding MoaD/ThiS family protein: protein MAEPKTFNVLVNMGIVLARQVGPPEYQKPKITLPVTEDVTLDYLINQLGIPNQYISFITVNGRKCEWSVRLKPNDEIILFPYITGG from the coding sequence ATGGCTGAGCCTAAAACTTTTAACGTGTTGGTAAATATGGGCATTGTACTGGCCCGCCAGGTTGGTCCGCCGGAATATCAAAAGCCCAAAATAACCCTGCCCGTAACGGAAGATGTTACTCTTGATTATTTAATCAACCAACTGGGTATACCAAATCAATATATCAGTTTTATTACGGTGAACGGTCGTAAGTGTGAATGGTCAGTACGCTTAAAGCCAAACGATGAAATAATTTTATTTCCATATATTACTGGAGGTTAA